Proteins co-encoded in one Sulfuricaulis limicola genomic window:
- the rsmH gene encoding 16S rRNA (cytosine(1402)-N(4))-methyltransferase RsmH, with product MNEHHHVPVLLEEALQALQVKDDGVYVDATYGRGGHAQKILEKIGERGRLLMFDRDPRACEDARRRFGADARVSIQQAPFSTIGRMIEGLGLAGKINGILFDLGVSSPQLDDPGRGFSFRAEGPLDMRMDPGSGESAADWLNRAEENEIVRVLRDYGEERFARRIARAILRERSIEPIATTRRLAEIVARAVPVREKSKDPATRTFQAIRLHVNRELEELTAVLPQTVPALAPGGRLAVISFHSLEDRLVKHFMRVEAKGRELPPGLPVRHDQFRARLKVIGKAIRAGVVETQRNPRARSAVLRVAERTAEGAA from the coding sequence GTGAATGAACATCACCATGTTCCGGTATTGCTGGAGGAGGCATTGCAGGCTCTACAGGTGAAGGATGACGGAGTATATGTGGATGCCACTTACGGACGAGGCGGGCACGCGCAAAAAATTCTAGAAAAAATCGGCGAGCGGGGACGGCTGCTGATGTTCGACCGGGACCCGCGCGCCTGCGAGGACGCGCGCCGGCGTTTCGGCGCGGACGCACGCGTCAGCATCCAGCAAGCTCCGTTCTCGACGATTGGCCGGATGATTGAAGGCCTGGGCCTCGCGGGAAAAATCAACGGTATTCTGTTCGATCTCGGCGTATCCTCGCCACAGCTTGACGATCCCGGTCGTGGTTTCAGTTTTCGCGCCGAAGGCCCGCTCGACATGCGCATGGACCCGGGCAGCGGAGAGTCCGCCGCCGACTGGCTCAACCGTGCGGAGGAAAACGAGATCGTGCGCGTCCTGCGCGACTATGGCGAGGAACGTTTTGCCAGGCGTATCGCGCGCGCCATCCTGCGCGAACGTTCCATCGAACCGATTGCAACCACACGTCGTCTCGCCGAGATCGTCGCGCGCGCCGTGCCCGTTCGCGAGAAAAGCAAAGACCCGGCCACGCGCACCTTTCAGGCAATTCGGCTTCACGTCAACCGCGAACTCGAGGAATTGACGGCAGTGCTGCCGCAGACGGTGCCGGCGCTCGCCCCCGGCGGGCGTCTGGCGGTGATCAGTTTTCATTCGCTCGAAGACCGCCTGGTGAAGCATTTTATGCGCGTCGAGGCCAAGGGCCGGGAGCTGCCGCCCGGGCTGCCGGTGCGCCACGATCAGTTCCGCGCGCGCCTCAAAGTCATCGGCAAGGCGATCCGCGCCGGGGTCGTGGAAACGCAGCGCAACCCGCGCGCCCGCAGTGCCGTGCTGCGCGTGGCCGAGCGTACTGCGGAGGGAGCGGCATGA
- a CDS encoding peptidoglycan D,D-transpeptidase FtsI family protein, with amino-acid sequence MSRHAKSRYPVRNAIVLLFFLSGLVLLAARAVYLQVFNSDFLQGQGNQRHSRLVKDNSHRGMILDRHGSPLAVSTPVDSVWAHPPTLAGERGKWARLAALLDISPREFAQLVRKHEDREFMYLKRHATPALAERVMALKIPGVALQREYRRYYPLGSVAGHVIGFTNIDDQGQEGVELAYDASLRAVPGTKRLLRDLQGNAVEVAESVVLPKPGRDLVLSIDRRIQYLAYRELKAAVIEHGARAGSAVVLDASTGEVLALVNEPDFNPNNRAGLRNGVFRNRAVTDLFEPGSTIKPFTVAVALESGKYSPGSVIDTTPGTLRVGDRTFRDVHNYGVLTVAGVIGKSSNVGMSKIALALDKKNMWEMLRHAGFGQSTGVQLPGEVAGLLNPYSKWVPVDQASISFGYGISVTPLQLARAYLALANDGMALPLTLQHVETVPEGERIMSVKTARQLQSMLELAVSDAGTGRAAQVADYRVAGKTGTVRKLMPDGYSEDKYVAWFAGFAPIHSPRLVMVITVDEPAGAYYGGEVAAPVFGHVMTGALRLLDIPPDAPRKETRILTVKSDRVTE; translated from the coding sequence ATGAGCCGCCACGCCAAAAGCCGCTACCCGGTACGCAACGCCATCGTGCTGTTGTTCTTCCTGAGCGGACTCGTGCTGCTGGCGGCGCGCGCCGTGTACCTGCAGGTGTTCAATTCCGATTTTCTCCAGGGCCAGGGCAATCAGCGGCACTCGCGCCTGGTCAAGGACAACTCGCACCGGGGCATGATCCTCGATCGTCACGGCTCGCCGCTCGCCGTCAGCACGCCGGTGGATTCGGTGTGGGCGCATCCGCCCACGCTGGCGGGCGAGCGGGGCAAGTGGGCACGGCTGGCGGCGTTGCTCGACATCAGTCCGCGCGAGTTCGCACAGCTGGTACGCAAGCACGAAGACCGCGAATTCATGTACCTCAAGCGGCATGCCACGCCGGCGCTGGCCGAACGCGTGATGGCGCTCAAGATCCCGGGTGTGGCATTGCAGCGCGAATACCGCCGTTATTACCCGCTCGGTTCCGTGGCCGGTCACGTGATCGGTTTCACCAATATCGATGACCAGGGACAGGAAGGTGTCGAGCTGGCCTATGACGCCTCCTTGCGCGCCGTGCCCGGCACCAAGCGCCTGCTGCGCGACCTGCAGGGGAACGCGGTCGAGGTGGCCGAGAGCGTGGTATTGCCCAAGCCGGGCCGGGACCTGGTGCTTTCCATCGACCGGCGCATCCAGTACCTCGCGTATCGTGAACTCAAGGCCGCGGTGATCGAGCATGGCGCGCGCGCCGGCAGCGCCGTGGTGCTGGATGCGAGCACCGGCGAAGTTCTGGCGCTGGTCAACGAGCCGGACTTCAATCCCAATAACCGCGCCGGCCTGCGTAACGGTGTTTTCCGCAATCGCGCCGTGACGGATCTCTTCGAGCCGGGCTCGACGATCAAGCCCTTCACCGTCGCGGTGGCGCTGGAAAGCGGGAAATATTCGCCCGGCAGCGTGATCGACACCACGCCGGGCACGTTGCGGGTCGGTGACCGCACGTTCCGCGATGTACACAACTACGGCGTGCTGACGGTCGCGGGCGTGATCGGGAAGTCGAGCAATGTCGGCATGTCCAAGATCGCGCTGGCGCTCGACAAGAAGAACATGTGGGAAATGCTGCGCCATGCCGGGTTCGGACAGTCCACCGGCGTGCAGCTGCCGGGTGAAGTGGCGGGGTTGCTCAATCCGTACTCGAAATGGGTTCCGGTCGATCAGGCGAGCATTTCCTTCGGCTACGGCATCTCGGTTACGCCGTTGCAGCTCGCGCGTGCCTATCTCGCGCTCGCCAACGACGGCATGGCACTGCCGTTGACGCTGCAACACGTCGAAACCGTGCCGGAGGGCGAACGCATCATGTCCGTCAAAACCGCGCGCCAGCTCCAGTCCATGCTGGAACTGGCCGTGAGCGATGCCGGTACCGGCCGGGCGGCACAGGTGGCGGATTATCGCGTGGCCGGCAAGACCGGCACGGTGCGCAAGCTCATGCCGGACGGATATTCCGAGGACAAATACGTCGCCTGGTTCGCCGGCTTCGCGCCCATCCATTCGCCGCGCCTGGTGATGGTGATCACGGTGGACGAACCGGCGGGTGCCTACTACGGCGGCGAAGTCGCCGCGCCGGTGTTCGGCCATGTGATGACCGGCGCGCTGCGCCTGCTTGATATCCCGCCGGATGCACCGCGCAAGGAAACGCGCATCCTGACCGTGAAAAGCGATCGGGTGACCGAATGA
- the murD gene encoding UDP-N-acetylmuramoyl-L-alanine--D-glutamate ligase, translating to MKKTETKRALVVGLGLTGISCVRHLVARGYDVTVADTREQPPKLEELRREFPRVTAHTGGLPAALLEDPGLLVVSPGVSVKEAGIARAVERGAEVAGDIELFAREATAPVIAITGANGKSTVTALAGEMCRQAGLETAVGGNIGVPALSLLADPEPDVYVLELSSFQLETTASLNARAATVLNITPDHMDRYHDIDEYAGAKARIFRGNGTMVLNTDDPRVMRMREPGRRLAGFGLGRPLAAQDYGLDEVNGETWLVHGKQPLMPAREVPLAGRHNLANVLAAMALAEAVGVTPEAACAAVRAFKGLEHRTQLVAEHRGVRWYDDSKGTNVGATVAALNGMTAPVILIAGGDGKGQDFSDLKPACARHARAVVLIGRDAPQIEAALDRAVPVHYAKDMHDAVHIAKGLAQAKDVVLLSPACASFDMFRNYEHRAEVFRQAVQEVTT from the coding sequence ATGAAAAAGACGGAGACAAAACGCGCGCTGGTGGTGGGCCTCGGGCTCACCGGTATTTCCTGCGTGCGTCATCTGGTTGCGCGCGGTTATGACGTCACGGTGGCGGACACGCGCGAACAACCGCCGAAGCTGGAGGAGCTGCGGCGCGAGTTTCCGCGGGTGACGGCGCACACCGGCGGCCTGCCCGCGGCGCTGCTCGAGGACCCGGGCCTGCTGGTGGTCAGTCCCGGCGTGTCGGTCAAGGAGGCCGGGATCGCGCGCGCGGTGGAACGCGGCGCCGAAGTCGCCGGCGACATCGAGCTGTTCGCGCGCGAGGCGACCGCCCCGGTCATCGCCATCACCGGCGCCAACGGCAAGAGTACGGTGACGGCGCTGGCCGGCGAGATGTGCCGGCAGGCGGGCCTTGAGACCGCCGTCGGCGGCAACATCGGCGTGCCGGCGTTGTCGCTGCTGGCGGACCCCGAACCGGACGTCTACGTGCTCGAACTGTCGAGTTTCCAGCTCGAGACGACGGCGAGTCTCAATGCGCGCGCCGCCACGGTGCTCAACATCACGCCGGATCACATGGACCGTTACCACGACATCGACGAATACGCCGGGGCCAAGGCGCGCATCTTCCGCGGCAACGGCACCATGGTGCTCAACACCGACGACCCCCGGGTGATGCGCATGCGTGAACCGGGCCGGCGCCTGGCCGGATTCGGGCTCGGCCGGCCGCTGGCGGCGCAGGACTATGGCCTCGATGAAGTCAACGGCGAGACCTGGCTGGTGCATGGCAAGCAGCCGCTCATGCCCGCGCGCGAGGTGCCGCTCGCCGGCCGGCACAACCTGGCGAACGTGCTCGCGGCCATGGCGCTGGCCGAGGCCGTCGGTGTCACGCCCGAAGCGGCCTGTGCCGCCGTGCGTGCGTTCAAGGGGCTGGAGCACCGCACCCAGCTGGTGGCCGAGCATCGGGGTGTGCGCTGGTATGACGATTCCAAGGGAACCAACGTCGGCGCCACGGTGGCGGCCCTGAACGGCATGACTGCGCCGGTGATTCTCATCGCCGGTGGTGACGGCAAGGGCCAGGATTTCAGCGATCTGAAACCGGCCTGCGCCCGTCACGCGCGCGCCGTGGTGCTGATCGGGCGCGATGCGCCGCAGATCGAGGCCGCGCTCGACCGGGCGGTGCCGGTGCATTACGCGAAAGACATGCATGATGCCGTGCATATCGCCAAAGGACTGGCGCAAGCGAAAGATGTGGTGCTGCTGTCGCCGGCCTGCGCCAGCTTCGACATGTTCCGCAATTATGAACACCGCGCCGAAGTTTTTCGTCAGGCCGTGCAAGAGGTAACGACATGA
- the mraY gene encoding phospho-N-acetylmuramoyl-pentapeptide-transferase: protein MLYYLFESLSRDFTFFNVFRYITLRGILGVLTALLISFWIGPAMIRLLGVRQLGQTVRKDGPQSHLSKAGTPTMGGAMILVAIAISTLLWADLSNRFVLAVLFATASFGAIGWVDDYKKIINKDPRGIGARAKFFWQTVSGLAVALFLYYSAKSPADTALILPLFKNVIIDLGPVYILLAYLVIVGSSNAVNLTDGLDGLAIMPTVMVAAALGIFAYVMGHLKFSAYLGFPYIAGAGEMLIICGAIVGAGLGFLWFNTYPAMVFMGDIGALALGAALGTIAVSVRQEIVLFIMGGVFVMETVSVMLQVVSFKLTGKRIFRMAPLHHHFELKGWPEPRVIVRFWIISLILVLVGLATLKIR from the coding sequence GTGCTCTATTATCTTTTCGAATCACTGTCGCGGGACTTCACGTTTTTCAACGTGTTCCGTTACATCACGCTGCGCGGCATCCTGGGCGTGCTGACGGCGCTGCTGATCAGTTTCTGGATCGGGCCGGCGATGATCCGGCTCCTCGGCGTGCGCCAGTTGGGACAAACCGTGCGCAAGGATGGTCCCCAGAGCCATCTCTCCAAGGCTGGCACGCCGACCATGGGCGGGGCGATGATCCTCGTCGCCATCGCCATCTCCACCCTGTTGTGGGCGGATCTGTCGAACCGCTTCGTGCTGGCGGTGCTGTTCGCCACCGCTTCCTTCGGCGCCATCGGCTGGGTCGATGACTACAAGAAGATCATCAACAAGGATCCGCGCGGCATCGGTGCCAGGGCCAAGTTTTTCTGGCAGACGGTTTCCGGCCTGGCGGTCGCGTTGTTCCTCTACTACAGCGCCAAAAGCCCCGCCGACACCGCGCTCATCCTGCCGCTGTTCAAGAACGTCATCATCGACCTGGGTCCGGTTTACATCCTGCTGGCCTATCTGGTGATCGTGGGCAGCAGCAATGCCGTGAACCTGACCGACGGGCTGGATGGCCTGGCGATCATGCCGACGGTCATGGTGGCGGCGGCGCTGGGCATCTTTGCCTACGTCATGGGCCATCTCAAGTTTTCCGCCTATCTCGGTTTCCCGTACATCGCCGGCGCCGGCGAGATGCTGATTATCTGCGGCGCCATCGTTGGCGCCGGCCTCGGATTCCTGTGGTTCAACACCTATCCCGCCATGGTGTTCATGGGCGACATCGGCGCGCTGGCGCTGGGTGCGGCGCTCGGCACGATAGCGGTGTCGGTGCGCCAGGAAATCGTGCTGTTCATCATGGGCGGCGTGTTCGTGATGGAAACGGTGTCGGTGATGCTGCAAGTGGTCTCGTTCAAGCTCACCGGCAAACGCATCTTCCGCATGGCGCCGCTGCATCACCATTTTGAACTGAAAGGCTGGCCCGAACCGCGCGTGATCGTGCGTTTCTGGATCATCTCGCTGATCCTGGTGCTGGTTGGATTGGCCACATTGAAGATTCGATAG
- the mraZ gene encoding division/cell wall cluster transcriptional repressor MraZ: MFRGVNTLSLDSKGRMAIPTRYRDQLARSCNGQMVLTVNALDSDHCLLLYPQPEWEEIERKIMKLSSFNKQTRKLQRMLVGHATECEMDGNGRILLPPPLREFSGLNKEVVLIGQGNKFEIWDDGMWNTRRGEWLKDEGTGDDKLPPDLESLSL, from the coding sequence ATGTTTCGCGGTGTCAACACATTGTCGCTCGACAGCAAGGGACGCATGGCGATCCCGACGCGCTATCGCGACCAGCTGGCGCGCAGCTGCAACGGTCAAATGGTGCTCACCGTCAACGCGCTCGACAGCGACCACTGCCTGCTGCTGTATCCGCAGCCGGAGTGGGAGGAGATCGAGCGCAAGATCATGAAGCTGTCGAGTTTCAACAAACAGACGCGCAAGTTGCAGCGCATGCTCGTGGGTCACGCCACCGAATGTGAAATGGATGGCAACGGCCGCATTCTGCTGCCGCCGCCGTTGCGCGAGTTTTCCGGGCTCAACAAGGAAGTGGTGCTGATCGGCCAGGGCAACAAATTCGAAATCTGGGACGACGGCATGTGGAACACGCGCCGCGGCGAATGGCTCAAGGACGAAGGCACGGGCGATGACAAGCTGCCGCCGGATCTCGAGTCGCTCTCGCTGTAG
- the ftsL gene encoding cell division protein FtsL, which translates to MSRRLAILFAAVIVVSMAVVETRHESRQLFARLQAQQAERDALNTEWGKLLLEDGAWSQHRRIETMARNRLAMDTPEAADIRVVRVLPDSVP; encoded by the coding sequence ATGTCTAGGCGCCTGGCGATCCTGTTTGCCGCGGTGATCGTGGTGTCGATGGCGGTGGTGGAGACGCGTCACGAAAGCCGCCAGCTGTTCGCGCGACTGCAGGCACAGCAGGCGGAACGGGACGCGCTCAACACCGAGTGGGGCAAATTGCTGCTCGAAGATGGCGCGTGGTCGCAGCATCGGCGCATCGAAACCATGGCGCGCAACCGCCTCGCCATGGACACGCCCGAGGCCGCGGACATCCGCGTCGTGCGGGTACTGCCGGATTCTGTGCCATGA
- a CDS encoding 2OG-Fe(II) oxygenase: MGPVKNPESNAGSSLYRIGECRDCDALNAALLARIKLLSQDEIVRRHHYLGGRYENIYLKLESVPELRVILDLATAQAAHLLSRPKQHLRLGWWLNIMQPGDITYPHTHDEGDELLSGVYYIEAPPRSGRLLLMQDAQRAEIEPQAGRFVYFAPDVIHEVTRNESGHPRISIGFNLGPAQA; this comes from the coding sequence TTGGGGCCGGTAAAAAACCCGGAAAGTAATGCAGGCTCATCGCTGTATCGAATCGGTGAGTGCCGGGATTGTGATGCGCTCAATGCCGCGCTGCTCGCGCGGATCAAGCTGTTGTCGCAGGACGAAATCGTGCGTCGCCACCATTATCTGGGCGGACGCTATGAAAATATTTATCTGAAGCTCGAGTCGGTTCCGGAACTGCGCGTGATCCTGGATCTGGCGACGGCGCAGGCGGCGCATCTCCTGAGCCGCCCGAAACAGCATCTGCGCCTGGGATGGTGGCTCAACATCATGCAACCCGGCGATATCACTTATCCGCATACTCACGATGAAGGCGATGAACTGCTTTCCGGTGTTTATTACATCGAGGCCCCGCCACGTTCCGGGAGACTGTTGCTGATGCAGGACGCGCAGCGCGCGGAAATTGAACCGCAAGCAGGAAGATTCGTGTATTTCGCGCCGGATGTAATACACGAAGTTACGCGCAACGAATCCGGCCATCCCCGGATATCCATTGGATTCAATCTCGGGCCGGCGCAGGCCTGA
- the ftsW gene encoding putative lipid II flippase FtsW: MAAVMTGDVRAAGRARPAWDPWLLGSTFVLLATGVIMVYSASVAYADREMNNSVYFLIRHASSAILGLALMAFTMRTRVRWWEKAGPYLLLIGIVALSVVLLPGIGAHVNGSSRWIRLGIFNVQPSEFMKLFAVVYVAGYLVRKQEALRNFTQGIVMVSLVVAVIGALLLMEPDLGSLVVITVTVFAMLFLGGVRFWHFMMVLGAGVGSMVLLTIVSPYRMARATSFMDPFADPFNTGFQLVQALIAFGRGEWFGVGLGASVQKLFYLPAAHTDFVFAVMAEELGLLAVLGMMVVFGIVLVRAFAIARQAEAAGQIYGARLAQGIGLLLGGQGMINMGVNMGLLPTKGLTLPFVSYGGSSMLVSCIAMGLLLLIGREARGGNWGNQ; encoded by the coding sequence ATGGCTGCGGTCATGACAGGCGACGTGCGCGCGGCCGGCCGGGCCCGGCCGGCGTGGGATCCGTGGCTGCTGGGCAGCACCTTCGTGCTGCTCGCCACCGGCGTGATCATGGTGTATTCGGCGTCGGTCGCCTACGCCGATCGCGAGATGAACAACAGCGTCTATTTCCTCATCCGGCACGCGTCCTCCGCCATCCTGGGCCTGGCGCTCATGGCGTTCACGATGCGCACGCGCGTGCGCTGGTGGGAAAAGGCCGGTCCGTATCTGCTGCTGATCGGCATCGTCGCGTTGTCCGTGGTGCTGCTGCCGGGCATCGGCGCGCACGTCAACGGAAGCTCGCGCTGGATCCGGCTCGGCATCTTCAACGTGCAACCGTCGGAGTTCATGAAACTCTTCGCTGTGGTGTACGTCGCGGGCTACCTGGTGCGCAAACAGGAGGCGCTCAGGAATTTCACCCAGGGCATTGTCATGGTCAGTCTCGTGGTGGCGGTGATCGGTGCGTTGCTGCTGATGGAGCCCGACCTGGGTTCGCTGGTGGTCATCACCGTGACGGTGTTCGCCATGCTGTTTCTCGGGGGCGTGCGTTTCTGGCACTTCATGATGGTGCTCGGTGCCGGCGTCGGCAGCATGGTGCTGCTCACGATCGTCTCGCCGTATCGCATGGCGCGTGCGACGAGCTTCATGGACCCGTTCGCCGATCCCTTCAATACCGGCTTTCAGCTGGTGCAGGCGCTGATCGCCTTCGGGCGCGGCGAATGGTTCGGCGTGGGACTGGGCGCCAGCGTGCAGAAGCTGTTTTATCTGCCGGCGGCGCACACCGATTTCGTGTTCGCCGTAATGGCCGAGGAACTCGGGCTGCTGGCCGTGCTCGGCATGATGGTGGTGTTCGGCATCGTCCTGGTGCGCGCCTTCGCCATCGCGCGCCAGGCGGAGGCCGCGGGACAGATCTACGGTGCGCGTCTGGCGCAGGGCATCGGGCTGCTGCTCGGCGGCCAGGGCATGATCAACATGGGCGTGAACATGGGCCTGCTCCCGACCAAGGGGCTGACACTGCCGTTCGTAAGCTATGGCGGTTCCAGCATGCTGGTGAGCTGCATCGCCATGGGCCTGCTGCTCCTGATCGGGCGTGAGGCGCGTGGCGGTAATTGGGGGAATCAATGA
- a CDS encoding UDP-N-acetylmuramoyl-L-alanyl-D-glutamate--2,6-diaminopimelate ligase, whose translation MARVPGVANRGVRGLQTDSRRVQPGDLFLALPGMLADGRDYIGDAVASGAGAIAYETDDGYLLRGAPVPAFGVSGLRHKIGVIADRFYGAPSRRLVVVGVTGTNGKTTCTQLLAQALDQPPKRCAVIGTLGSGFPGALNASIHTTPDAVTVQRLLGDYRDLGAAHVAMEVSSHALEQGRVNGVRFHVAVFTNLTRDHLDYHGDMTAYGQAKAKLFAHEGLKYAVINHDDDFGRRLLAGVGAPVACLSYGIEGGDVRAREVRPSSEGLWLRIQTPHGETELRSPLIGHFNVYNLLAVLATLLALGVELRDAAARLTRAQAPAGRAERFGGARGLPLVVVDYAHTPDALEKILTALREHTRGKLWCVFGCGGDRDRGKRPVMGEIAERLADTVLLTDDNPRHESGDAIIADIVGGMRAAPRIIRDRRNAIATAIGGATEGDIVLIAGKGHEDYQQVGDERRPYSDRDTVRTLLGEAA comes from the coding sequence ATGGCGCGCGTGCCGGGCGTGGCCAACCGCGGGGTGCGCGGCCTGCAAACCGACAGCCGGCGCGTGCAACCGGGCGATCTGTTCCTGGCGCTGCCGGGCATGCTGGCGGACGGCCGCGATTACATCGGCGATGCCGTGGCTTCGGGCGCCGGCGCGATCGCTTATGAAACCGACGATGGATATCTGCTGCGCGGCGCGCCGGTGCCGGCGTTCGGCGTTTCCGGCCTGCGCCACAAGATCGGCGTGATCGCGGACCGTTTTTACGGCGCGCCCTCGCGCCGGCTGGTGGTGGTCGGCGTTACCGGCACCAACGGCAAGACCACCTGTACGCAACTGCTGGCGCAGGCGCTGGATCAACCACCGAAGCGTTGCGCCGTGATCGGCACGCTCGGCAGCGGTTTCCCCGGCGCGCTCAATGCCTCGATCCACACCACGCCGGATGCCGTCACGGTGCAGCGCCTGCTGGGGGATTACCGCGACCTCGGCGCGGCGCACGTGGCCATGGAAGTCTCGTCGCACGCGCTCGAGCAGGGACGGGTGAACGGGGTGCGGTTCCATGTCGCGGTGTTCACCAATCTCACGCGCGACCATCTCGATTATCACGGCGACATGACGGCCTACGGCCAGGCCAAGGCGAAATTGTTCGCGCACGAAGGATTGAAATACGCCGTGATCAATCACGATGATGATTTCGGACGCCGGTTGCTGGCCGGGGTCGGCGCACCGGTGGCCTGCCTGAGCTACGGCATCGAGGGCGGCGACGTGCGCGCGCGCGAGGTGCGGCCTTCGTCCGAGGGGCTGTGGTTGCGTATCCAGACGCCTCATGGCGAGACCGAACTTCGCAGCCCGCTTATCGGGCACTTCAACGTGTACAACCTGCTGGCGGTGCTGGCGACCCTGCTGGCCCTGGGAGTGGAGCTGCGCGATGCCGCCGCGCGCCTGACGCGGGCGCAGGCGCCGGCTGGCCGCGCCGAGCGTTTCGGCGGCGCCAGGGGTCTGCCGCTGGTGGTGGTGGATTATGCGCACACACCGGACGCGCTGGAAAAAATCCTGACCGCCCTGCGCGAACACACGCGCGGAAAACTCTGGTGCGTTTTCGGCTGCGGCGGCGACCGTGACCGCGGCAAGCGCCCGGTGATGGGCGAAATCGCCGAGCGCCTGGCGGACACGGTGTTGCTGACCGACGATAACCCGCGGCATGAATCGGGCGACGCCATCATCGCCGACATCGTCGGCGGCATGCGCGCCGCGCCGCGCATCATCCGCGATCGCCGCAACGCGATCGCGACGGCGATCGGGGGCGCGACGGAAGGCGACATCGTACTCATCGCCGGCAAGGGTCACGAGGATTACCAGCAGGTAGGCGATGAGCGCCGGCCATACAGTGATCGCGACACCGTGCGAACATTACTGGGGGAAGCCGCGTGA
- a CDS encoding UDP-N-acetylmuramoyl-tripeptide--D-alanyl-D-alanine ligase: MSLAILADVLKCPHHGSDAVFTGVCHDTRSLQPGDLYVAIKGERFDGHNFLAEAISAGAVGALLARDMETPLPYVRVPNTRLALGNLGAFWRNQFQIPVIAVTGSNGKTTVKEMIGAILGETGPGCVTRGNLNNDIGVPLTLTRMRASDRYAVIEMGMNHFGEIEYLSRLTRPTVALITNAGEAHLAGVGSLEGVARAKGEIFTGLRTAGTAVLNADDPYFPYWKTLVATRKHLTFGLEAGADVSAEYRLTDNGSLMHLKTTTHGDIDMRVPLLGRHNVMNALAGAGAAIAAGASLEQVKSGLEKLKTVSGRLEVKRGISGARIIDDTYNANPASVAAGLQVLREFKGERVLVLGDMGELGPSAADIHFRVGELAGRLGIQRLFAIGELARIAVGAFGKGARHFDSHEALIEALQDCLHADMTVLVKGSRLMRMERIVAGITRPSPAVTENGGSR; the protein is encoded by the coding sequence ATGTCGCTCGCGATTCTCGCCGACGTACTCAAATGCCCGCACCACGGGTCGGACGCCGTGTTCACCGGCGTGTGCCACGACACGCGCAGTCTGCAGCCAGGCGATCTGTACGTCGCGATCAAGGGCGAACGCTTTGACGGGCACAATTTCCTGGCCGAGGCCATCAGCGCGGGGGCGGTAGGTGCCCTGCTGGCGCGTGACATGGAGACGCCGCTGCCCTACGTGCGCGTGCCGAACACGCGGCTGGCGCTCGGAAATCTCGGTGCGTTCTGGCGCAACCAGTTCCAGATTCCGGTCATCGCCGTCACCGGCAGCAACGGCAAGACCACGGTCAAGGAAATGATCGGCGCGATCCTGGGCGAGACCGGCCCCGGCTGCGTCACGCGCGGCAATCTCAACAACGACATCGGCGTGCCGCTCACGCTCACGCGCATGCGCGCCAGCGACCGCTACGCCGTGATCGAGATGGGCATGAACCATTTCGGCGAGATCGAATATCTTTCGCGCCTGACGCGCCCGACGGTGGCGCTCATCACCAACGCCGGCGAGGCGCATCTGGCGGGCGTCGGTTCGCTCGAGGGCGTGGCGCGGGCCAAGGGCGAGATTTTCACCGGCCTGCGCACGGCCGGCACCGCGGTGCTTAACGCCGACGACCCGTATTTTCCGTACTGGAAGACGCTGGTGGCCACGCGCAAGCACCTGACTTTCGGCCTGGAAGCCGGGGCCGACGTGAGCGCGGAATACCGGCTCACCGACAACGGCAGTCTCATGCATCTCAAAACCACCACTCATGGAGACATCGACATGCGCGTACCCCTGTTGGGCCGACACAATGTCATGAACGCCCTGGCGGGCGCGGGCGCGGCGATCGCGGCCGGCGCCTCGCTCGAGCAGGTCAAGTCCGGGCTCGAAAAACTCAAGACGGTTTCCGGCCGTCTCGAGGTGAAGCGCGGCATCAGCGGCGCGCGCATCATCGACGACACCTACAACGCCAACCCTGCTTCAGTGGCGGCGGGACTGCAGGTGCTCCGGGAATTCAAGGGCGAACGCGTACTGGTGCTGGGCGACATGGGCGAGCTCGGGCCGTCCGCCGCCGACATTCATTTCCGCGTCGGCGAGCTGGCCGGCCGCCTCGGCATCCAGCGCCTTTTCGCCATCGGCGAACTGGCGCGTATCGCTGTCGGCGCCTTCGGCAAGGGCGCGCGGCATTTTGACAGCCACGAGGCACTGATCGAGGCGCTGCAGGACTGTCTGCACGCGGACATGACGGTGCTGGTGAAAGGGTCGCGCCTGATGCGCATGGAGCGGATCGTCGCCGGCATCACCAGGCCGTCGCCGGCCGTCACCGAAAACGGGGGGAGCCGCTAA